From a region of the Tachypleus tridentatus isolate NWPU-2018 chromosome 1, ASM421037v1, whole genome shotgun sequence genome:
- the LOC143247329 gene encoding UPF0046 protein T07D4.2-like isoform X4 encodes MAAMTEGTKEVSIKIHPLTHNPSEAWEELRKVQVVKKVQPLPLNMPVSSRAVRFVCMSDTHSLTSHLKFPIPPGDVFIHAGDFTRCGLINEIKEFNKFLGKLPHKYKVVTAGNHELTFDPSTSDIEMVQRHISVLALAQRGGSKSSEKEPRDLLTNCIYLEDSEVDIYGLKIYGTPWQPEFFNWAFNLPRGEACLAKWKKIPTDVDVLVTHSPPIGHGDFCVTGVRAGCVELLSTVQTRVKPKYHVFGHIHEALSNTCE; translated from the exons AT GGCAGCAATGACAGAAGGTACTAAGGAGGTTAGTATCAAAATCCATCCTCTTACCCATAATCCGTCAGAGGCATGGGAGGAGCTGAGAAAAGTACAAGTTGTTAAAAAAGTCCAGCCACTTCCCCTTAATATGCCAGTCAGCTCAAGAGCTGTTCGTTTTGTGTGTATGTCTGACACTCATTCTCTCACATCTCACCTGAAATTTCCTATTCCTCCAGGTGATGTATTCATTCATGCTGGGGACTTTACAAGATGTGGTTTGATAAATGAAATCAAAGAATTTAACAAGTTTTTGG GTAAACTACCTCACAAGTATAAAGTTGTCACAGCTGGTAACCATGAACTCACTTTTGATCCCTCAACATCTGACATCGAAATGGTTCAACGTCACATTTCTGTGTTGGCCCTTGCACAAAGAGGAGGTTCCAAGTCATCAGAAAAAGAACCTAGAGACTTGCTCACAAACTGTATTTACCTCGAGGATTCTGAAGTTGACATCTATGGACTCAAAATCTATGGCACTCCATG GCAACCAGAATTCTTTAATTGGGCATTCAACCTACCTAGAGGAGAGGCTTGTCTTGCAAAGTGGAAGAAAATACCAACTGATGTTGATGTTCTAGTCACCCATTCTCCACCTATTGGCCATGGGGATTTTTGTGTTACTGGAGTGCGAGCTGGCTGTGTGGAACTTCTCAGCACAGTGCAAACTCGTGTTAAACCCAAATATCATGTATTTGGCCACATACATGAAg caCTGTCAAACACTTGTGAATAA
- the LOC143247329 gene encoding UPF0046 protein T07D4.2-like isoform X3 has product MAAMTEGTKEVSIKIHPLTHNPSEAWEELRKVQVVKKVQPLPLNMPVSSRAVRFVCMSDTHSLTSHLKFPIPPGDVFIHAGDFTRCGLINEIKEFNKFLGKLPHKYKVVTAGNHELTFDPSTSDIEMVQRHISVLALAQRGGSKSSEKEPRDLLTNCIYLEDSEVDIYGLKIYGTPWQPEFFNWAFNLPRGEACLAKWKKIPTDVDVLVTHSPPIGHGDFCVTGVRAGCVELLSTVQTRVKPKYHVFGHIHEGYGITTDGQTIFINCSTCNSSYEPTNLPIIFDIPLPQGYCKT; this is encoded by the exons AT GGCAGCAATGACAGAAGGTACTAAGGAGGTTAGTATCAAAATCCATCCTCTTACCCATAATCCGTCAGAGGCATGGGAGGAGCTGAGAAAAGTACAAGTTGTTAAAAAAGTCCAGCCACTTCCCCTTAATATGCCAGTCAGCTCAAGAGCTGTTCGTTTTGTGTGTATGTCTGACACTCATTCTCTCACATCTCACCTGAAATTTCCTATTCCTCCAGGTGATGTATTCATTCATGCTGGGGACTTTACAAGATGTGGTTTGATAAATGAAATCAAAGAATTTAACAAGTTTTTGG GTAAACTACCTCACAAGTATAAAGTTGTCACAGCTGGTAACCATGAACTCACTTTTGATCCCTCAACATCTGACATCGAAATGGTTCAACGTCACATTTCTGTGTTGGCCCTTGCACAAAGAGGAGGTTCCAAGTCATCAGAAAAAGAACCTAGAGACTTGCTCACAAACTGTATTTACCTCGAGGATTCTGAAGTTGACATCTATGGACTCAAAATCTATGGCACTCCATG GCAACCAGAATTCTTTAATTGGGCATTCAACCTACCTAGAGGAGAGGCTTGTCTTGCAAAGTGGAAGAAAATACCAACTGATGTTGATGTTCTAGTCACCCATTCTCCACCTATTGGCCATGGGGATTTTTGTGTTACTGGAGTGCGAGCTGGCTGTGTGGAACTTCTCAGCACAGTGCAAACTCGTGTTAAACCCAAATATCATGTATTTGGCCACATACATGAAg GATATGGTATTACAACAGATGGACAAACAATTTTCATTAATTGCTCAACATGCAATTCCAGTTATGAACCAACCAATTTGCCCATCATATTTGACATTCCATTGCCTCAGGGCTACTGTAAAACTTAA
- the LOC143247329 gene encoding UPF0046 protein T07D4.2-like isoform X6 yields the protein MAAMTEGTKEVSIKIHPLTHNPSEAWEELRKVQVVKKVQPLPLNMPVSSRAVRFVCMSDTHSLTSHLKFPIPPGDVFIHAGDFTRCGLINEIKEFNKFLGKLPHKYKVVTAGNHELTFDPSTSDIEMVQRHISVLALAQRGGSKSSEKEPRDLLTNCIYLEDSEVDIYGLKIYGTPWQPEFFNWAFNLPRGEACLAKWKKIPTDVDVLVTHSPPIGHGDFCVTGVRAGCVELLSTVQTRVKPKYHVFGHIHEDAI from the exons AT GGCAGCAATGACAGAAGGTACTAAGGAGGTTAGTATCAAAATCCATCCTCTTACCCATAATCCGTCAGAGGCATGGGAGGAGCTGAGAAAAGTACAAGTTGTTAAAAAAGTCCAGCCACTTCCCCTTAATATGCCAGTCAGCTCAAGAGCTGTTCGTTTTGTGTGTATGTCTGACACTCATTCTCTCACATCTCACCTGAAATTTCCTATTCCTCCAGGTGATGTATTCATTCATGCTGGGGACTTTACAAGATGTGGTTTGATAAATGAAATCAAAGAATTTAACAAGTTTTTGG GTAAACTACCTCACAAGTATAAAGTTGTCACAGCTGGTAACCATGAACTCACTTTTGATCCCTCAACATCTGACATCGAAATGGTTCAACGTCACATTTCTGTGTTGGCCCTTGCACAAAGAGGAGGTTCCAAGTCATCAGAAAAAGAACCTAGAGACTTGCTCACAAACTGTATTTACCTCGAGGATTCTGAAGTTGACATCTATGGACTCAAAATCTATGGCACTCCATG GCAACCAGAATTCTTTAATTGGGCATTCAACCTACCTAGAGGAGAGGCTTGTCTTGCAAAGTGGAAGAAAATACCAACTGATGTTGATGTTCTAGTCACCCATTCTCCACCTATTGGCCATGGGGATTTTTGTGTTACTGGAGTGCGAGCTGGCTGTGTGGAACTTCTCAGCACAGTGCAAACTCGTGTTAAACCCAAATATCATGTATTTGGCCACATACATGAAg
- the LOC143247329 gene encoding UPF0046 protein T07D4.2-like isoform X5 — translation MAAMTEGTKEVSIKIHPLTHNPSEAWEELRKVQVVKKVQPLPLNMPVSSRAVRFVCMSDTHSLTSHLKFPIPPGDVFIHAGDFTRCGLINEIKEFNKFLGKLPHKYKVVTAGNHELTFDPSTSDIEMVQRHISVLALAQRGGSKSSEKEPRDLLTNCIYLEDSEVDIYGLKIYGTPWQPEFFNWAFNLPRGEACLAKWKKIPTDVDVLVTHSPPIGHGDFCVTGVRAGCVELLSTVQTRVKPKYHVFGHIHEVSKEHG, via the exons AT GGCAGCAATGACAGAAGGTACTAAGGAGGTTAGTATCAAAATCCATCCTCTTACCCATAATCCGTCAGAGGCATGGGAGGAGCTGAGAAAAGTACAAGTTGTTAAAAAAGTCCAGCCACTTCCCCTTAATATGCCAGTCAGCTCAAGAGCTGTTCGTTTTGTGTGTATGTCTGACACTCATTCTCTCACATCTCACCTGAAATTTCCTATTCCTCCAGGTGATGTATTCATTCATGCTGGGGACTTTACAAGATGTGGTTTGATAAATGAAATCAAAGAATTTAACAAGTTTTTGG GTAAACTACCTCACAAGTATAAAGTTGTCACAGCTGGTAACCATGAACTCACTTTTGATCCCTCAACATCTGACATCGAAATGGTTCAACGTCACATTTCTGTGTTGGCCCTTGCACAAAGAGGAGGTTCCAAGTCATCAGAAAAAGAACCTAGAGACTTGCTCACAAACTGTATTTACCTCGAGGATTCTGAAGTTGACATCTATGGACTCAAAATCTATGGCACTCCATG GCAACCAGAATTCTTTAATTGGGCATTCAACCTACCTAGAGGAGAGGCTTGTCTTGCAAAGTGGAAGAAAATACCAACTGATGTTGATGTTCTAGTCACCCATTCTCCACCTATTGGCCATGGGGATTTTTGTGTTACTGGAGTGCGAGCTGGCTGTGTGGAACTTCTCAGCACAGTGCAAACTCGTGTTAAACCCAAATATCATGTATTTGGCCACATACATGAAg TGTCAAAAGAACATGGATGa
- the LOC143247329 gene encoding UPF0046 protein T07D4.2-like isoform X1 gives MAAMTEGTKEVSIKIHPLTHNPSEAWEELRKVQVVKKVQPLPLNMPVSSRAVRFVCMSDTHSLTSHLKFPIPPGDVFIHAGDFTRCGLINEIKEFNKFLGKLPHKYKVVTAGNHELTFDPSTSDIEMVQRHISVLALAQRGGSKSSEKEPRDLLTNCIYLEDSEVDIYGLKIYGTPWQPEFFNWAFNLPRGEACLAKWKKIPTDVDVLVTHSPPIGHGDFCVTGVRAGCVELLSTVQTRVKPKYHVFGHIHEGCLRYPRKTGSDVLPSICAALTSFWIFLSMRWTFSTGLWMTKVNNSSYYLHIPIFGQSRCFAL, from the exons AT GGCAGCAATGACAGAAGGTACTAAGGAGGTTAGTATCAAAATCCATCCTCTTACCCATAATCCGTCAGAGGCATGGGAGGAGCTGAGAAAAGTACAAGTTGTTAAAAAAGTCCAGCCACTTCCCCTTAATATGCCAGTCAGCTCAAGAGCTGTTCGTTTTGTGTGTATGTCTGACACTCATTCTCTCACATCTCACCTGAAATTTCCTATTCCTCCAGGTGATGTATTCATTCATGCTGGGGACTTTACAAGATGTGGTTTGATAAATGAAATCAAAGAATTTAACAAGTTTTTGG GTAAACTACCTCACAAGTATAAAGTTGTCACAGCTGGTAACCATGAACTCACTTTTGATCCCTCAACATCTGACATCGAAATGGTTCAACGTCACATTTCTGTGTTGGCCCTTGCACAAAGAGGAGGTTCCAAGTCATCAGAAAAAGAACCTAGAGACTTGCTCACAAACTGTATTTACCTCGAGGATTCTGAAGTTGACATCTATGGACTCAAAATCTATGGCACTCCATG GCAACCAGAATTCTTTAATTGGGCATTCAACCTACCTAGAGGAGAGGCTTGTCTTGCAAAGTGGAAGAAAATACCAACTGATGTTGATGTTCTAGTCACCCATTCTCCACCTATTGGCCATGGGGATTTTTGTGTTACTGGAGTGCGAGCTGGCTGTGTGGAACTTCTCAGCACAGTGCAAACTCGTGTTAAACCCAAATATCATGTATTTGGCCACATACATGAAg GTTGTTTGCGGTACCCAAGAAAAACAGGGTCTGATGTCCTGCCATCCATCTGTGCTGCATTAACCAGTTTTTGGATCTTTCTTTCAATGAGGTGGACTTTTTCTACAGGACTGTGGATGACCAAGGTAAACAATTCAAGTTATTATCTCCATATTCCTATTTTTGGTCAGTCAAGATGCTTTGCTCTTTGA
- the LOC143247329 gene encoding UPF0046 protein T07D4.2-like isoform X2, translating into MTEGTKEVSIKIHPLTHNPSEAWEELRKVQVVKKVQPLPLNMPVSSRAVRFVCMSDTHSLTSHLKFPIPPGDVFIHAGDFTRCGLINEIKEFNKFLGKLPHKYKVVTAGNHELTFDPSTSDIEMVQRHISVLALAQRGGSKSSEKEPRDLLTNCIYLEDSEVDIYGLKIYGTPWQPEFFNWAFNLPRGEACLAKWKKIPTDVDVLVTHSPPIGHGDFCVTGVRAGCVELLSTVQTRVKPKYHVFGHIHEGCLRYPRKTGSDVLPSICAALTSFWIFLSMRWTFSTGLWMTKVNNSSYYLHIPIFGQSRCFAL; encoded by the exons ATGACAGAAGGTACTAAGGAGGTTAGTATCAAAATCCATCCTCTTACCCATAATCCGTCAGAGGCATGGGAGGAGCTGAGAAAAGTACAAGTTGTTAAAAAAGTCCAGCCACTTCCCCTTAATATGCCAGTCAGCTCAAGAGCTGTTCGTTTTGTGTGTATGTCTGACACTCATTCTCTCACATCTCACCTGAAATTTCCTATTCCTCCAGGTGATGTATTCATTCATGCTGGGGACTTTACAAGATGTGGTTTGATAAATGAAATCAAAGAATTTAACAAGTTTTTGG GTAAACTACCTCACAAGTATAAAGTTGTCACAGCTGGTAACCATGAACTCACTTTTGATCCCTCAACATCTGACATCGAAATGGTTCAACGTCACATTTCTGTGTTGGCCCTTGCACAAAGAGGAGGTTCCAAGTCATCAGAAAAAGAACCTAGAGACTTGCTCACAAACTGTATTTACCTCGAGGATTCTGAAGTTGACATCTATGGACTCAAAATCTATGGCACTCCATG GCAACCAGAATTCTTTAATTGGGCATTCAACCTACCTAGAGGAGAGGCTTGTCTTGCAAAGTGGAAGAAAATACCAACTGATGTTGATGTTCTAGTCACCCATTCTCCACCTATTGGCCATGGGGATTTTTGTGTTACTGGAGTGCGAGCTGGCTGTGTGGAACTTCTCAGCACAGTGCAAACTCGTGTTAAACCCAAATATCATGTATTTGGCCACATACATGAAg GTTGTTTGCGGTACCCAAGAAAAACAGGGTCTGATGTCCTGCCATCCATCTGTGCTGCATTAACCAGTTTTTGGATCTTTCTTTCAATGAGGTGGACTTTTTCTACAGGACTGTGGATGACCAAGGTAAACAATTCAAGTTATTATCTCCATATTCCTATTTTTGGTCAGTCAAGATGCTTTGCTCTTTGA
- the LOC143247329 gene encoding UPF0046 protein T07D4.2-like isoform X7, which produces MTEGTKEVSIKIHPLTHNPSEAWEELRKVQVVKKVQPLPLNMPVSSRAVRFVCMSDTHSLTSHLKFPIPPGDVFIHAGDFTRCGLINEIKEFNKFLGKLPHKYKVVTAGNHELTFDPSTSDIEMVQRHISVLALAQRGGSKSSEKEPRDLLTNCIYLEDSEVDIYGLKIYGTPWQPEFFNWAFNLPRGEACLAKWKKIPTDVDVLVTHSPPIGHGDFCVTGVRAGCVELLSTVQTRVKPKYHVFGHIHEVSKEHG; this is translated from the exons ATGACAGAAGGTACTAAGGAGGTTAGTATCAAAATCCATCCTCTTACCCATAATCCGTCAGAGGCATGGGAGGAGCTGAGAAAAGTACAAGTTGTTAAAAAAGTCCAGCCACTTCCCCTTAATATGCCAGTCAGCTCAAGAGCTGTTCGTTTTGTGTGTATGTCTGACACTCATTCTCTCACATCTCACCTGAAATTTCCTATTCCTCCAGGTGATGTATTCATTCATGCTGGGGACTTTACAAGATGTGGTTTGATAAATGAAATCAAAGAATTTAACAAGTTTTTGG GTAAACTACCTCACAAGTATAAAGTTGTCACAGCTGGTAACCATGAACTCACTTTTGATCCCTCAACATCTGACATCGAAATGGTTCAACGTCACATTTCTGTGTTGGCCCTTGCACAAAGAGGAGGTTCCAAGTCATCAGAAAAAGAACCTAGAGACTTGCTCACAAACTGTATTTACCTCGAGGATTCTGAAGTTGACATCTATGGACTCAAAATCTATGGCACTCCATG GCAACCAGAATTCTTTAATTGGGCATTCAACCTACCTAGAGGAGAGGCTTGTCTTGCAAAGTGGAAGAAAATACCAACTGATGTTGATGTTCTAGTCACCCATTCTCCACCTATTGGCCATGGGGATTTTTGTGTTACTGGAGTGCGAGCTGGCTGTGTGGAACTTCTCAGCACAGTGCAAACTCGTGTTAAACCCAAATATCATGTATTTGGCCACATACATGAAg TGTCAAAAGAACATGGATGa
- the LOC143247329 gene encoding UPF0046 protein T07D4.2-like isoform X8 → MAAMTEGTKEVSIKIHPLTHNPSEAWEELRKVQVVKKVQPLPLNMPVSSRAVRFVCMSDTHSLTSHLKFPIPPGDVFIHAGDFTRCGLINEIKEFNKFLGKLPHKYKVVTAGNHELTFDPSTSDIEMVQRHISVLALAQRGGSKSSEKEPRDLLTNCIYLEDSEVDIYGLKIYGTPWQPEFFNWAFNLPRGEACLAKWKKIPTDVDVLVTHSPPIGHGDFCVTGVRAGCVELLSTVQTRVKPKYHVFGHIHED, encoded by the exons AT GGCAGCAATGACAGAAGGTACTAAGGAGGTTAGTATCAAAATCCATCCTCTTACCCATAATCCGTCAGAGGCATGGGAGGAGCTGAGAAAAGTACAAGTTGTTAAAAAAGTCCAGCCACTTCCCCTTAATATGCCAGTCAGCTCAAGAGCTGTTCGTTTTGTGTGTATGTCTGACACTCATTCTCTCACATCTCACCTGAAATTTCCTATTCCTCCAGGTGATGTATTCATTCATGCTGGGGACTTTACAAGATGTGGTTTGATAAATGAAATCAAAGAATTTAACAAGTTTTTGG GTAAACTACCTCACAAGTATAAAGTTGTCACAGCTGGTAACCATGAACTCACTTTTGATCCCTCAACATCTGACATCGAAATGGTTCAACGTCACATTTCTGTGTTGGCCCTTGCACAAAGAGGAGGTTCCAAGTCATCAGAAAAAGAACCTAGAGACTTGCTCACAAACTGTATTTACCTCGAGGATTCTGAAGTTGACATCTATGGACTCAAAATCTATGGCACTCCATG GCAACCAGAATTCTTTAATTGGGCATTCAACCTACCTAGAGGAGAGGCTTGTCTTGCAAAGTGGAAGAAAATACCAACTGATGTTGATGTTCTAGTCACCCATTCTCCACCTATTGGCCATGGGGATTTTTGTGTTACTGGAGTGCGAGCTGGCTGTGTGGAACTTCTCAGCACAGTGCAAACTCGTGTTAAACCCAAATATCATGTATTTGGCCACATACATGAAg ACTGA